One window of Thermocoleostomius sinensis A174 genomic DNA carries:
- a CDS encoding HlyD family efflux transporter periplasmic adaptor subunit produces the protein MNRRNGDRNHPAKRSGIDPRQSIVLASRDELEEVQEGELIEGSSNALVRTEAFDQPVILQQPSIWSRAILWGIVGFASAGIIWASVARIEEAVPATGQLQPLAQVQPIQAPVNGVVQEILVQEGQRVKKGDLLIRFDPTTAEAERESLEKIRTSLQRQNQFYRSQLSGSSAPTAAEVQQLDLPPEIVSLTANRAALISEIRLFQAQLNGTANVAGLTAEQADRIETGLNESRTREAAAELEVSQLQEQLNQVITQLATARQTLAINEQVLGDLKPLLEEGGIQRLQVTRQEQQVLESRSEVERLQQEEQRLVYAINQASQKLDNTRSTTRNDLLNRIAENQQQVAAIDSQLNQRILDNETQIAEITSKLSQTEQTLRYQELRAPVDGIVFDLQAKGPGFVANTSEPILKVVPADGLLAEVFVTNKDIGFIEEGMPVDIRIDTFPFSEFGDIEGTIVNIGSDALPPDQVHQFYRFPVKIEMSGQTIRANGRDIPLQAGMSVTANIITRDRTIMSIFTDQFTRQVDSLKTVR, from the coding sequence ATGAACCGACGAAATGGCGATCGTAATCACCCAGCCAAGCGAAGTGGCATCGATCCCCGACAATCTATTGTGTTAGCTTCGCGAGACGAATTAGAAGAAGTCCAAGAAGGAGAACTGATTGAAGGCAGTTCCAATGCGCTGGTTCGCACCGAAGCCTTTGATCAACCTGTGATTCTGCAACAGCCCAGCATTTGGTCGCGCGCGATTCTTTGGGGAATTGTCGGATTTGCCAGTGCTGGCATTATTTGGGCATCGGTGGCTCGGATTGAAGAAGCTGTTCCAGCCACCGGGCAGTTACAGCCACTCGCTCAAGTACAACCGATTCAGGCACCGGTCAACGGCGTAGTGCAAGAAATTTTGGTGCAAGAAGGACAGCGCGTTAAAAAAGGCGACTTGCTAATTCGATTTGACCCCACCACCGCTGAGGCAGAACGAGAATCGTTAGAGAAAATTCGCACGTCCTTGCAGCGTCAAAATCAGTTTTATCGATCGCAGTTGAGCGGTTCTAGCGCTCCAACGGCGGCTGAGGTGCAACAGTTAGATTTACCCCCTGAAATTGTTTCCCTTACCGCCAACCGAGCGGCGTTAATTTCCGAAATTCGCCTCTTTCAGGCTCAACTGAATGGAACAGCCAATGTCGCTGGACTGACAGCCGAACAAGCCGATCGCATTGAAACGGGTTTGAATGAATCGCGAACGCGGGAAGCGGCAGCCGAGCTAGAAGTATCTCAGTTGCAAGAGCAATTGAACCAGGTAATTACGCAGCTAGCTACAGCGAGACAAACCTTAGCCATTAACGAGCAAGTATTGGGAGACCTAAAACCATTGCTGGAAGAAGGTGGCATTCAGCGATTGCAGGTGACACGACAAGAACAGCAGGTATTAGAGTCTCGCTCGGAAGTAGAGCGATTGCAGCAAGAAGAGCAACGGTTGGTGTATGCCATTAACCAAGCTAGTCAAAAGTTAGACAATACGCGATCGACTACCCGCAATGATTTACTCAATAGAATTGCCGAGAACCAACAGCAAGTGGCGGCGATCGACAGTCAATTAAATCAAAGAATTTTAGATAACGAAACTCAGATTGCTGAAATTACCAGCAAACTCAGCCAAACCGAACAAACGTTGAGATATCAAGAGTTACGAGCACCCGTAGATGGCATTGTGTTTGATTTACAGGCTAAGGGGCCAGGATTTGTCGCCAACACCAGTGAACCCATCCTGAAGGTGGTACCAGCAGATGGACTGCTGGCAGAGGTATTTGTCACCAACAAAGATATTGGCTTCATCGAAGAAGGAATGCCAGTTGACATTCGGATTGATACATTTCCGTTCAGCGAGTTTGGCGATATTGAAGGCACGATCGTCAATATTGGTTCTGATGCGCTCCCGCCCGATCAGGTGCATCAGTTCTACCGATTTCCAGTCAAGATTGAAATGTCGGGCCAAACCATCCGGGCGAACGGTCGCGACATTCCCCTGCAAGCAGGCATGTCTGTGACAGCCAACATCATTACGCGCGATCGCACTATCATGAGCATCTTCACCGATCAGTTTACCCGCCAGGTGGACAGCCTCAAGACGGTACGATAA